From Tachysurus fulvidraco isolate hzauxx_2018 chromosome 10, HZAU_PFXX_2.0, whole genome shotgun sequence, one genomic window encodes:
- the zc3h12ab gene encoding ribonuclease ZC3H12A, which translates to MSIGASLSPTAFPPVLDTYLWPDYCSTVCVSSFIQADTCTWVRMEQNQPEDQADLSAEFQPQLDLFRKLGFTDTQVRAVLLKLGFDTDTNRILGELIQVRAAETDGSINPPVPVPHGESQRKSHSVPSQPAEQEDGAQDEDSLKPIVIDGSNVAMSHGNKEVFSCLGIQLAVNYFLDRGHSDVTVFVPSWRREQPRPDVPITDQQILRELERKKILVFTPSRRVAGKRVVCYDDRFIVKLAYDVDGIIVSNDTYRDLQGEKPEWKRFIEERLLMYSFVNDKFMLPDDPLGRHGPTLENFLRKTPRATKKLPCPYGKKCTYGIKCKFSHPERGKQSQRSLADELREKAKMPPFPQKPSLAGQSPSHGASLEEVMEHKLTLNQSGPLKKTHTSENMLVVKTTPQSTSRKAHSKRDYSSQYSPMNPDCISASFQEYLDSGLGSYECHSEHQSGGEQTMSKNPSHGRFRHPSSCTQSLSQSSLQSNPGYHPQHMSIGASQNPSNMPYSYPQYHSYGRAPYPPGNFHQYSVLHEYHHRRMPPPQSGYWSEPYSQFGHMPPGPVQSDGTSWNHLTPEREQVRKKLLAVFNSGLVDRAMEMFPNLMDPQKLAVEIINLQGVL; encoded by the exons ATGAGTATAGGTGCGAGTCTCTCACCTACTGCCTTTCCTCCAGTTTTGGATACATACCTTTGGCCTGACTActgcagcactgtgtgtgtgtcctccttTATTCAagcagacacatgcacatgGGTTAGAATGGAGCAAAATCAGCCTGAGGATCAAGCAGACCTGAGCGCGGAGTTTCAGCCTCAGCTGGATCTGTTTAGAAAGTTGGGCTTCACCGACACTCAGGTCCGAGCTGTGCTACTCAAGCTGGGCTTCGACACTGACACCAACCGGATTCTGGGAGAGCTGATCCAGGTGAGAGCGGCGGAGACAGATGGCTCCATCAATCCACCAGTGCCGGTTCCACATGGTGAAAGCCAGAGGAAAAGTCACAGTGTTCCATCTCAACCTGCTGAACAAGAGGACGGAGCTCAGGATGAAGATTCCCTCAAGCCTATCGTGATAGATGGCAGCAATGTAGCTATGAG TCATGGGAACAAGGAAGTTTTTTCCTGCCTGGGAATCCAGCTGGCTGTGAACTACTTCCTGGATCGAGGTCACAGTGATGTTACTGTGTTTGTGCCGTCATGGAGGCGGGAGCAGCCCAGGCCAGATGTACCGATCACAG ATCAGCAAATTCTCCGTGAGCTGGAACGGAAAAAGATTCTTGTCTTCACTCCATCAAGGCGCGTGGCAGGAAAGCGGGTGGTCTGTTATGATGACCGATTCATCGTTAAGCTGGCATACGATGTGGACGGCATCATTGTGTCCAATGATACCTACCGAGACTTGCAGGGGGAAAAGCCTGAGTGGAAACGCTTCATAGAGGAGAGGTTGCTCATGTACTCATTTGTCAATGACAA GTTTATGCTTCCAGATGATCCACTAGGAAGACATGGACCTACATTGGAAAACTTTCTGCGCAAGACTCCCCGAGCTACTAAGAAACTCCCTTGCCCCTATG GTAAGAAATGCACCTATGGGATCAAGTGCAAGTTCAGCCACCCAGAGCGTGGCAAGCAATCCCAACGTTCCTTAGCGGATGAGTTGCGTGAGAAAGCAAAAATGCCCCCTTTTCCCCAGAAACCTTCCTTGGCAGGCCAAAGCCCTTCCCATGGAGCCTCTCTGGAAGAAGTTATGGAACACAAACTCACTCTTAATCAAAGTGGACCACTCAAGAAAACCCACACTAGTGAGAATATGCTGGTGGTCAAGACCACACCGCAGTCTACTTCAAGAAAGGCCCATTCAAAGCGAGATTACTCCAGTCAGTACTCCCCAATGAATCCAGACTGCATTTCTGCATCCTTTCAGGAGTACCTGGACTCAGGCCTGGGCTCATACGAATGCCACAGTGAGCATCAGTCTGGAGGAGAGCAAACAATGTCCAAGAATCCTTCTCACGGAAGGTTCCGACATCCTTCATCATGCACCCAGTCCTTAAGCCAATCCAGTTTACAGTCCAATCCAGGTTACCATCCCCAACACATGAGTATAGGTGCATCTCAAAACCCAAGCAACATGCCGTACTCCTACCCTCAATATCACTCCTATGGAAGAGCACCTTACCCACCAGGGAACTTTCACCAGTATAGTGTACTCCACGAGTATCACCACAGAAGAATGCCTCCTCCTCAGTCTGGCTACTGGTCAGAGCCATACAGTCAATTCGGCCACATGCCTCCAGGACCTGTGCAGAGTGATGGCACTTCCTGGAACCATCTGACGCCGGAGAGGGAGCAGGTCAGGAAGAAGTTGCTAGCTGTTTTTAATTCCGGTCTTGTAGACAGAGCAATGGAGATGTTTCCAAACCTAATGGACCCTCAGAAATTAGCTGTGGAGATCATCAACCTACAGGGGGTTTTGTGA